From the Oncorhynchus nerka isolate Pitt River linkage group LG20, Oner_Uvic_2.0, whole genome shotgun sequence genome, one window contains:
- the LOC135563089 gene encoding histidine-rich glycoprotein-like, whose amino-acid sequence MGTLNLHVVSHPETDPDYFHHFQLHVLSHPEIDPDYFHHFQLHVVSHPETDPDYFHHFLLHVVSHPETDPDYFHHFQLHVLHVVSHPETDPDYFHHFQLHVVSHPEIDPDYFHHFQLHVVSHRGTDPDYFHHFQLHVVSHPEIDPDYFHHFQLHVVSHPETDPDYFHHFLLHVVSHPETDPDYFHHFQLHVVSHPGTDPDYFHHFLLHVVSHPETDPDYFHHFQLHVVSHPEIDPDYFHHFQLHVVSHRGTDPDYFHHFQLHVVSHPEIDPDYFHHFQLHVVSHPETDPDYFHHFQLHVVSHPETDPDYFHHFLLHVVSHPEIDPDYFHHFQLHVVSHPETDPDYFHHFQLHVVSHPETNPDYFLPLVVSHPGTDSD is encoded by the exons atggGAACTCTGAAT CTACatgtggtctcccatccagagacCGACCCTGATTATTTTCACCACTTCCAGCTACATGTGCTCTCCCATCCAGAGATAGACCCTGATTATTTTCACCACTTCCAGCTACatgtggtctcccatccagagacCGACCCTGATTATTTTCACCACTTCCTGCTACatgtggtctcccatccagagacCGACCCTGATTATTTTCACCACTTCCAGCTACATGTG CTACatgtggtctcccatccagagacCGACCCTGATTATTTTCACCACTTCCAGCTACatgtggtctcccatccagagatAGACCCTGATTATTTTCACCACTTCCAGCTGCATGTGGTCTCCCATCGAGGGACCGACCCTGATTATTTTCACCACTTCCAGCTACatgtggtctcccatccagagatAGACCCTGATTATTTTCACCACTTCCAGCTACatgtggtctcccatccagagacCGACCCTGATTATTTTCACCACTTCCTGCTACatgtggtctcccatccagagacCGACCCTGATTATTTTCACCACTTCCAGCTACatgtggtctcccatccagggaccgaccctGATTATTTTCACCACTTCCTGCTACatgtggtctcccatccagagacCGACCCTGATTATTTTCACCACTTCCAGCTACatgtggtctcccatccagagatAGACCCTGATTATTTTCACCACTTCCAGCTGCATGTGGTCTCCCATCGAGGGACCGACCCTGATTATTTTCACCACTTCCAGCTACatgtggtctcccatccagagatAGACCCGGATTATTTTCACCACTTCCAGCTACatgtggtctcccatccagagacCGACCCTGATTATTTTCACCACTTCCAGCTACatgtggtctcccatccagagacCGACCCTGATTATTTTCACCACTTCCTGCTACatgtggtctcccatccagagatAGACCCTGATTATTTTCACCACTTCCAGCTACatgtggtctcccatccagagacCGACCCTGATTATTTTCACCACTTCCAGCTACatgtggtctcccatccagagacCAACCCTGATTATTTTCTACCACttgtggtctcccatccagggaccgactcTGATTAG